Within the Leptospira johnsonii genome, the region GTAAAGGTATATGGATATGCAGTTCTTCTTCGTTCCATCTCTGGGTATAAAGTCTCATTAAAAAAGAGAGCCTTTTTTCTCCATTGGACAATTTTTGATACTCAACAATGGACCAGACCGGGTCCCAGATCCTTTCCACAAGTTCGGATTTTATCGGAAATAAAGAAAGGAAATTCCAAGTCAGGTTGCCTTCTCTGTCTTCATGCCAACGGAAGAATGGCCAGAGCTTATAATAATTGTCTTCTCTTCCCCATTGAACGTAAGTCCTATTGGTTCTCCACCAAAATGGGATAAAATAAGTTTCGGAAGATTTGAGATGATGACTATCAGTACTCAAGCGAAAATAGAATGGAGTGAAAAATCTGGTTTCCTTGTATGCGAATCTATAATAACCGTAAAAAGGAAATAAAATTAACTTTCTGTAATCTTCGTCGTCGTTCTGACCGTATTGAAAAAGAAAAAATAGAACGTTCAGATCTTTTTCATGCGTCCTTTTATCGTATCCGTAAGAAAACAAAGATCCTAAAACAGGAAACCACAGAAAGGCTCTAGCTTTCATATTCCCGAATTCGGAATCTTTGGAAAGGTAGAATGGCCAAAACATTTTATAAGTAAATGGTTCTCTTTTATCTTCGTTGATACTTCCCCATTGGATAAATGGCCAAAGCACAGAATAACGTTCGTATTTTCCCTTATGGATCTTATGAGAATAAAAAGGTAGGATCCTCAGGTCACTCCTGACTTCCGAACCTCCCCACATGACGAGTGGCCATAGTATCCCATGGGCATTATAGTTCTTGTATTTCCAATTGGAATACAGAGGGAAGAGAGCAAAATTCAGTTCCGAATAACTGGCCTTACCTCGGAGTCTTCCGAATAGGGGAAAAAATCCGAAATAGGATTCTCGTGCAGTTTCTCCCTTTCCCCAAATCAGAAGAGGAGATAGAGTGTCCTCGTCCCATCCTAGATCGTCGTGGTAGGTTTCTGTTCCGCTAATGAAGAATAAAAAGCTCCAGACCCGCCAATAATCCGTCTTTTCGGAATAATAGATCGGGAATAAAAATGTATCATATCTATAATTAGATTTGGTTTCCTTATATGTGGAGAAGAAGGGTCTGAAGATCTGTTCTTCTTCCCCCAATCTTTTTTCGGATTGGTATAAGAACCAAAATTGTTTGTATTCGGAAGGATAAGGAGAAACCGGTTTGAAAGGGTATTCTGAAAATAGGCTTTCCGTACAAACTAGGAAGAAAAGGATCAGTACTAGATTCTTATTTATCATTCTTCCCAGAAAATCCTAAAAGCAACAGGGGATTAGATCATTGAAAATTGCAGTCTTATTCGGCGGAACTTCCACAGAACACGAAATTTCCCTGCGCACAGGCACTTTCATAAGTAAAACTTTGTCTGCCATGGGACATTCGGTCAAACCCATTCTGATTTCCAGAGACGGCAGATGGGTGATCCCTAAAGAATATCGACCAGAGTTCCCGGAAGGAAATTCCAAAAATCCGGAAGAGTATTTAAGAGAATTCGAAGAACTTCATTCAACGAACGCCGGAGCATTCTCCTCTTTAGATTGTGATGTAGTATTTTTAGGATTACATGGAACCAGCGGAGAAGACGGTTCTGTCCAGGGATTCTTGAAAGTACTCGGAATTCCATTTACAGGTTCCGATGTAAAAGCATCCGCATTGGCAATGGACAAGGTCAGAGCCAATCGATTGTTCCAACTCGCAGGAATGTCAGTCGCTCCCTTTTGGGAATTGAGAAAAAAAGAATTTTCTGAAAATCCGACTTCGGTCGAAAGTTTTGGATTAGAATATCCACTTTTTTTAAAGCCTGTAGAAGGCGGCTCTAGTTTTCATACATTCAGGATAGAAGGACCAGAAGATTTACGTAAAAGATTGCCTGAATTCTTCGATGCAGAAGATCATGCGATCTTACAAAAATTCTTAAAAGGTACAGAAGTTTCCTGCGGAGTCTGGGAAAAGAAAGAAGGTTCCAAAAGAATTTTAGAAGCGCTTCCTCCTACAGAGATCATTCCGGGAGGAGAATTTTTCGACGTAGAATCCAAATACAAACCTGGACTTTCCCAAGAGATTACTCCAGCTCGTTTGCCGGAAAAGATCATCTCAAAAATCCAGGAACAATCCATCCTTGCTCACAAAACACTCGGATGTGAGGGTTATTCTAGAACGGATTTTATAATCGTGGGAGAAACTCCATTCGTTTTGGAAACAAACACGTTACCCGGAATGACAGAGACCAGTCTAATTCCTCAACAGGCAAAAGCTGCGGGTATTCCTATCCAAACATTGTACCAGTCTTTGATCGATCAGGCATTGGAAAGAGCAGGGAAGATCCCAGTAAGTTAATTGGTTTTAGGTCCCGTTTGTAGGAACTTCTACATTTTATCGAATTTGAAAAAGCGCGAGCTTTGCAAAAAAGTTCGGACTGAATTTTACCTGTTTTAGATCGGTGAAGAATGCTCTGTCTTCCACAGTGAAACCTCGAATATCGCAGAACTCCTGAAAGTCCAGAATGGAAAGAAAATGTAAGTTAGGGGTATTGAACCAACGATAAGGAAGAAGGTCCGTCACAGGGGTTTTTCCTTGGAATAGGATACGAAAACGAACTTCCCAATACCCGAAATTCGGAAAAACGATGATCACACGTTTACCGATCCTTAAACATTCCTTGATAATATCACCGGGATGTCTAGTCTCTTGGATGGTCTGGTTTAAGATCACATAATCAAAACGTTTGTCTTCATGATGACTTAGGCCTTCGTCTATATCTCCGTGATGGACATATACACCTTTGCGGATACATTCTACGATTGCGTCTTCGTCCTTTTCGATCCCTTGTCCTCTGATCCCTTTTTGTTTTAAAAGATAGAGAAGGTCTCCATTACCGCAACCTAGGTCCAAAACTCTAGAACCAGGTGAGATCACATCCAGGATATAAGCAAAGTCCGGTCTTTCTCTTAGAGTAGTGCTACTTAAGATCTTAGAATCTATCATTCGTTCACCGGCATATTTAGAAAACCTCGGATTACATCCTCTTGTCTTTGGTTAGGAAGAAGAAAACTATCATGACCTTCGTTCGTAGTAAGCTCCACATAAAAAACTCTCTTATCGGAAGCTTCTAAACTTTTAACAATCTCTCTCGATTGAGAAGGAGGGTAGAGCCAATCCGAACTATAAGAGACTACTAGAAATCTACATTGAGCAGGACTGAGCGCCTTAGTAAGTTCTTGTCCTTTTCCCAAACTAAAATGATCAAGTGCCTTGGTCACATAGATATACGAATTCGCGTCAAAACGATCTACGAAACTTTCTCCCTGATAGATTAAATAACTACCCACTGCAAAGTCTGAGTCCGAGTTTAAGAGGTTTCCTCTAGGCGGGTTCCTGCCGAATTTTTCTCTCATCTTATGGTCGGAAAGATAAGTGATATGACCCATCATTCTTGCCAAAGCAAGACCTTTTCTAGGAGTAGCATTGTCCTCGTACAATCCGTTATTCCAATTCGGATCGGAAAGGATTGCCTGTCTTCCTACCTCGTTAAAAGCGATCTGCATTGCGGAGTGTTCAGGAGAAGAAGCTAGAATAATACAGTTCTCTAAAGCATCCGGATAAGATATACTCCATTGCAAAGCCTGCATTCCACCCATGGAGCCGCCTGCCACACAGAGCAATCTTTGGATCCCGAAGGATTCTACCAAAAGTTTTTGAGCCGCCACCATATCCTTAATGGAAACGAAAGGAAAGCTGGAACCATAAGGTTTACCGCTGACCGGATTGATACTCATAGGTCCGGAAGAACCCTTACATCCGCCGATCACATTAGAAGATATTACAAAATATTGATTCGTATCAAATGCTTTGCCTGGACCGATATACTCGTCCCACCAACCCGGACGTTTTTCTCCATCAGAATGAAAACCCGCCGCATGAGCGTCGCCTGAAAGAGCATGGCAGATCAGGATTGCATTGTCTTTATTGGGAGAAAGTGTTCCGTAAGTTTCATAGGCTACTACGGTAGGGGAAAGAACTGAGCCGTTGTCCAGGCGTAGATCCCCCAGCACTGCGGTTTTTGGTTCTACTATGCCGACGGATTGTTTCGATCCCATGATTTAAGTTCCAAATAACTAAGCCACTTTCCTTTTTCAGACGATCCCAAACAAGTTTAGGAAAGTAAAAAGAGAAAGTGGCTGATTTTTAGACGATTTTTTGGACGGAGTCGGAAGTCACACCTTTTTCAGTGCTTCATCCAGATCCGTTATAATATCGTCTATATGCTCCAGACCTACGGAGAGTCTGATAAACTCAGGAGTCACACCCGCAGCCAATTGTTCTTCCGGACTCAACTGTTGGTGAGTAGTAGAAGCCGGATGGATCGCAAGTGATTTTGCATCTCCAACGTTTGCAAGCAAGGAGAATAATTCCAGGCCGTCTATCAACTTCTTCGCTTCCGGAATTCCGCCTTTCACTCCAAATCCGATGATCGCTCCGAACAATCCTCTGGTATGGTATTTTTTAGCCAGAGCATAGTTTTTATCGGTAGGAAGACCAGGATAGTTCACCCAAGTCACCTTAGGATGTTTAGAAAGATACTCTGCCACCTTTTGAGCGTTCTGAGAATGTTGAGTGATCCTCAGAGGAAGAGTTTCAATCCCTTGCAGGATATTGAACGCATTGAAAGGAGAAATTGCAGGTCCCAAATCTCTTAAACCTTGGACACGAGCCTTGATGATGAATGCAATATTCACTCCACCAAAAGGTTCGAACTTACCGAAAACATCCCAGAATTTTAGGCCATGATAGCTTGGATCCGGCTCAGTGAAGTTCTTAAACTTACCGTTCCCCCAGTTGAATTTACCTGAATCCACGATGATCCCACCTATGGAAGTTCCGTGACCACCCAAAAATTTGGTTAAAGAGTGGACCACCACGTCCGCACCAAAATCGATAGGACGAACCAGATAAGGAGAAGGTAGGGTATTGTCGATTACCAGTGGAACCCCTGCATCGTGAGCAACTTTCGCAACCGCTTCTATATCCAGAGTATCCAACTTAGGATTTCCTAAGGTTTCTGCAAAGATCGCTCTAGTCTTGTCATTGATCGCTTTTTTGAAATTTTCCGGATTGGACTGGTCCACAAAATGAACTTTGATCCCAAGTTTAGGAAAAGTATAGTGAAGAAGGTTGTAAGTTCCTCCATAAAGGGAAGAAGATGCGACAATCTCCTGTCCAGTTTCTACTATATTCAAAAGTGCTAATGTTTCCGCAGATTGGCCGGAGGCGGTAGCAAGAGCAGCAACTCCTCCTTCCAATGCGGCAACTCTTTGTTCTAAAACGTCTGTAGTTGGGTTACCGATCCTGGTATAAATATTACCGAATTCCTGGAGACCGAATAGTCTCGCAGCATGGTCAGTGTCCTTAAAAACGTAGGACGTAGTTTGATAAATTGGGACTGCCCTTGATGTGGTTGTAGGATCCGGGGCTTGTCCTCCATGAAGAACAATTGTTTCTGGTTTATAGTTTCTTGCCACGCTAAAGACTCCTTTTTACTGATCGTAGAAATTTACTCTACAATGTCTATCTAAAATTTGATAAATAGGATAAAATAATCGTTATAACGGATATTTTTGAAATCTGGGCCGAATTTAAATTTATTTCCAAAATCCATCCCTTAAGAAATGAAATCTCGAGGATTTTGGAAAATATTTTCTAAAATACGAGAAATGTTCCTGTTTTATTGGTTTTTCAACGGAAGGTTCTGATAGAATCGGTTAGTCATTTAGATTCCATGTATTTAATACGATACTAGTGGTACTATTTTTGGATGAATTGAAATACGGTCCGCGGAGAAATTCCGGCTCAAATATGAAATTAAACTTTTTGAATTTATTTAGAAAATCTCTCATACTTCCGGGAATTCTACTTCTCTCCCTTTATCTAGTACCGGGCGAAGAACTTGAGGCGCAACTCTGGATGCCTCCTGGCAGACAATACATGCAGCCTCCTGATCCGTTCACGTTCGATGCAGGGGTGAACAAGTTTAATAACGATTATTATCTATATCTTGCTCCTACCTTAAATTTGAATTTTGGGGGAGAATTCGGACTATCTCTCACTGCTCCAATGAACTTTCTCGCATATGACCAGGATCCGAAAGATCCTACCTTAAAAGTAGGAAGTATCCGTAAGATTGACTACGACCAAAAAAGCGATTATCTTAGGCTCATCAATAATATCTGGTATGGGACTTACGGACTTTATAAACCGGGAGAGACAACCTTCTCCTTTTTTGCAGGAAAACTTTTCGATGGATACATTGGACACGGAACCATAGTAAACCGTTATGTGAACAACCAAAGGATCGACATTTATAATGTAGGTTTGATGGCTGATTTTAATAACGATTATGGGGGAGTGCAGGTATTTACAAACTCTGTTTACACCCATGAGATAGGTGCAGCCAGAGGATACGTTCGTCCGTTTGCAATTGCATTCAAATTATTTGATCTATTTACCGGAAGATCCCAGTTGTTCGGAATGTTGCAGCTTGGACAAGGAAACGTAGCGGACGAAGCCGGTAGAAAAAAAGTTTATGAAGAAGCTGGAGTAGATCCGGAAGACAGAGAGAAATACAGGGCCTTAGTGGAAGACCAAAAGACCCATCAGATGAGAGAGGAAATGATCCCTATCGAGAAAAAGCCTGAATCTCGTAAGGAAAAACTAAAAGAGTTCTTCAATCAGGACAATTTCGCAAATAGATTTTCTATCGGATATACAACCGCATTTGATACAAAGGCTCCCACCCAACTTGCATTCGATACAACAGGTCGTTTGCGTCTGGATTCCAATAATAATCCATTGGTAGAGCAGTCTGAAAAATTAGTCATCCAAGGAATGGATGCAGAATACAAACTCATTAGCACAAAGTATATCGAGATCACTCCTTACTACGACGTTAACACGATCAAACTTTTAAACTCTAAAGGAACTCATACAGGAGCGATGTTCCGTTTCGGTGGAAAAGATATCTACGCTAAGATCAAGCCTGAATACAGGAATATGGACGCGAATTATATTCCAATGTACTTCGACAGCTTTTACGAGATAGAAAGATACCAATCGAACATTAATTCCCAACTTCCAATGACCAAACTGGAAGCTGCTAAACTTATGGATCCGGATGCTGCAAGGTTGAAAGGATACTTTACTTCCGTAGTATTTAATTTTTACAGAGTCTCCTTAGAAGCGAATTATGAGAATTATTCAGGACCGAATAACTCTAGGATCTTTGTAGGTCTGTATTTCCCGATCGGTTCCCTCTTTATGATCTCCGGATATTATACACGTAAGAACTTTGATCAGAATAAAGACGCCTTCAAGGTGGATGATAATTCTGTCGGAGCGATAGAAGCCGCTCTGAACCTAGGATTTATTGCAATTAGGGTTCAAGATATCCGCAGATGGGTGTACGATAGCACTTCGAATAGTTTCCTAGCCCAAGACGAGCAAAAGGTTCTATTCTCTAACTCTTTGTCCTTCTAATCTAATCGAGGGACAGAGTTTTCCCATTGAGAAAGAAAGAAGGACACTGCCTGTTCCGATCTCAAAACGGAACAAGAAAGCCTTACCCCAGGAATATTTGATTTTCTGAATATTTCCAGTTCGGCTTTTGTCCAACCTGGTTCCGGTCCTACCAAGATAGAATATTCTTTTTCCGGCAAGGGGTTAAACTCTTGGATTGATTTTCCTTTCTTATCCAAATAAAAAAAATTACGCGAATTAGAAGCTACTATCTCCGAAATGGATCCCTTCTTCTCAAAACTAGTCTTTTTACCAGGAGGAACAAATCCAAGTTCTAACTTGGGAAGAAAGACATTCCCACCTTGTTCCATTCCTAAGATCAATTTTTCTTTACTATTCTCTTCCTTCCAAACAGGGGAGGTGAGGTATTCCGTTCTCGAAAGAGTTGCAAGTCTAAATTCTAAACTCGAAACTCCCCAGACACCTGCAAGTTCTAGGATCTTTTCCACAGTCGGAGGCCTTTGGACCGAGACGATTAGTTGAACAGCTGGACTTCTCCTTTTAGGTCGGAGGATGGGAGCATAAGATCCTAATATTTCTTCGGTAGAAGTTTTCAGAATTTTAAAGGTCCCTAAACTAGTATCCAGGAGCCCAGCCTTGATCTTATCTCCTTCTTTCTTTTGTAGAACCTTTAGAATATGAGTGATCCGATCCTTATTCAAGATCTTGAATTTCCCAGAATCTGTTTCCTGAGAGGGATCCAGTAGAAGATAATTCATAAAAGTTTAAATTTCTACTTGGGGAGCTTTGTCTTCTTCCTCATCATGAGGAGTAGGAACAGAAGGTTCCTGGGTCTCCGAAGGATTCCAATTAGGAACAGAATCATTCCAGTTTTGGGAAGAAAAGAAACAGGCTCTTGCGATCCCGATCAGGATCAGAATGAATAGAATATATTTTGCGAGTAGTGGACCGAACCCGGTGCGGCGGGGATCATTATAATTTTCGAATGATTGGGGACGTTCTCCCGGGTTTTGCCAACCATGGGATCTGTTCTTACTGAATTTGGATTTAATGAATTCGAATTTATCTTCTAAGAAACGAAAAAATCCCCGTGCTGAACGGGGACTCTGCGCTCTGGAGTCTCCTCCGGGGAGATCGTATCTTCCGCCTCTAAAACTGGCCGGGTCTTCCGGATCAAAAACGAAAGAATGATAACATCTAGGACACCGAACCGTCAGTTTTCCCAAATCCATGGGAATCCTGAGTTCGGTGCCGCAGGAAGAACAAGGAAGAATATACCGCACTTAGCTTAGTATTTCAGGGATTCCTTGAGCGTGTTTACGTTCTCTTTATAGTTCTCATTACCCAATTGGTCGTTGTAATCGAAAATTTTGGTAAACAATCTGTCGAATGAATCCAAATGTTTAATGTAGAACGTCTTTTTGAAAGAGTTACGAATAGGGTGAGTCTTGGTGTTTTCTACGTTAGCAAGAACGTATTTACCAACACCTTTTTCACTAGGAGTTTCAGGACGACCACCTTCAGGATAACCGTTCTTTTGATAGAATAGTTCGATCTTGTCGTTATGTCCTGGTTGATCATTTGGAGCCCTGTCGATGATCTCGGAAACCGATTTATCTTCGATTAGGAAGTTATTCTTATAAACTTTGCTTATAATTTTGCTGATTTTGCGAGGAGGTTCCATTCTCGGATCCG harbors:
- a CDS encoding D-alanine--D-alanine ligase, which gives rise to MKIAVLFGGTSTEHEISLRTGTFISKTLSAMGHSVKPILISRDGRWVIPKEYRPEFPEGNSKNPEEYLREFEELHSTNAGAFSSLDCDVVFLGLHGTSGEDGSVQGFLKVLGIPFTGSDVKASALAMDKVRANRLFQLAGMSVAPFWELRKKEFSENPTSVESFGLEYPLFLKPVEGGSSFHTFRIEGPEDLRKRLPEFFDAEDHAILQKFLKGTEVSCGVWEKKEGSKRILEALPPTEIIPGGEFFDVESKYKPGLSQEITPARLPEKIISKIQEQSILAHKTLGCEGYSRTDFIIVGETPFVLETNTLPGMTETSLIPQQAKAAGIPIQTLYQSLIDQALERAGKIPVS
- the metW gene encoding methionine biosynthesis protein MetW, with the protein product MIDSKILSSTTLRERPDFAYILDVISPGSRVLDLGCGNGDLLYLLKQKGIRGQGIEKDEDAIVECIRKGVYVHHGDIDEGLSHHEDKRFDYVILNQTIQETRHPGDIIKECLRIGKRVIIVFPNFGYWEVRFRILFQGKTPVTDLLPYRWFNTPNLHFLSILDFQEFCDIRGFTVEDRAFFTDLKQVKFSPNFFAKLALFQIR
- the metX gene encoding homoserine O-acetyltransferase MetX — its product is MGSKQSVGIVEPKTAVLGDLRLDNGSVLSPTVVAYETYGTLSPNKDNAILICHALSGDAHAAGFHSDGEKRPGWWDEYIGPGKAFDTNQYFVISSNVIGGCKGSSGPMSINPVSGKPYGSSFPFVSIKDMVAAQKLLVESFGIQRLLCVAGGSMGGMQALQWSISYPDALENCIILASSPEHSAMQIAFNEVGRQAILSDPNWNNGLYEDNATPRKGLALARMMGHITYLSDHKMREKFGRNPPRGNLLNSDSDFAVGSYLIYQGESFVDRFDANSYIYVTKALDHFSLGKGQELTKALSPAQCRFLVVSYSSDWLYPPSQSREIVKSLEASDKRVFYVELTTNEGHDSFLLPNQRQEDVIRGFLNMPVNE
- a CDS encoding O-acetylhomoserine aminocarboxypropyltransferase/cysteine synthase family protein translates to MARNYKPETIVLHGGQAPDPTTTSRAVPIYQTTSYVFKDTDHAARLFGLQEFGNIYTRIGNPTTDVLEQRVAALEGGVAALATASGQSAETLALLNIVETGQEIVASSSLYGGTYNLLHYTFPKLGIKVHFVDQSNPENFKKAINDKTRAIFAETLGNPKLDTLDIEAVAKVAHDAGVPLVIDNTLPSPYLVRPIDFGADVVVHSLTKFLGGHGTSIGGIIVDSGKFNWGNGKFKNFTEPDPSYHGLKFWDVFGKFEPFGGVNIAFIIKARVQGLRDLGPAISPFNAFNILQGIETLPLRITQHSQNAQKVAEYLSKHPKVTWVNYPGLPTDKNYALAKKYHTRGLFGAIIGFGVKGGIPEAKKLIDGLELFSLLANVGDAKSLAIHPASTTHQQLSPEEQLAAGVTPEFIRLSVGLEHIDDIITDLDEALKKV
- the impL63 gene encoding cytoplasmic membrane protein ImpL63, whose product is MKLNFLNLFRKSLILPGILLLSLYLVPGEELEAQLWMPPGRQYMQPPDPFTFDAGVNKFNNDYYLYLAPTLNLNFGGEFGLSLTAPMNFLAYDQDPKDPTLKVGSIRKIDYDQKSDYLRLINNIWYGTYGLYKPGETTFSFFAGKLFDGYIGHGTIVNRYVNNQRIDIYNVGLMADFNNDYGGVQVFTNSVYTHEIGAARGYVRPFAIAFKLFDLFTGRSQLFGMLQLGQGNVADEAGRKKVYEEAGVDPEDREKYRALVEDQKTHQMREEMIPIEKKPESRKEKLKEFFNQDNFANRFSIGYTTAFDTKAPTQLAFDTTGRLRLDSNNNPLVEQSEKLVIQGMDAEYKLISTKYIEITPYYDVNTIKLLNSKGTHTGAMFRFGGKDIYAKIKPEYRNMDANYIPMYFDSFYEIERYQSNINSQLPMTKLEAAKLMDPDAARLKGYFTSVVFNFYRVSLEANYENYSGPNNSRIFVGLYFPIGSLFMISGYYTRKNFDQNKDAFKVDDNSVGAIEAALNLGFIAIRVQDIRRWVYDSTSNSFLAQDEQKVLFSNSLSF
- a CDS encoding RsmE family RNA methyltransferase → MNYLLLDPSQETDSGKFKILNKDRITHILKVLQKKEGDKIKAGLLDTSLGTFKILKTSTEEILGSYAPILRPKRRSPAVQLIVSVQRPPTVEKILELAGVWGVSSLEFRLATLSRTEYLTSPVWKEENSKEKLILGMEQGGNVFLPKLELGFVPPGKKTSFEKKGSISEIVASNSRNFFYLDKKGKSIQEFNPLPEKEYSILVGPEPGWTKAELEIFRKSNIPGVRLSCSVLRSEQAVSFFLSQWENSVPRLD